The following coding sequences are from one Eucalyptus grandis isolate ANBG69807.140 chromosome 11, ASM1654582v1, whole genome shotgun sequence window:
- the LOC104429829 gene encoding N-terminal acetyltransferase A complex auxiliary subunit NAA15-like isoform X1 has product MRKRKTLLAFQAVKQLLRLDAESPDTHRCLLKFFHVVSSMAAPATDSEKLICTVLEAERPEISHLHGKSLLEANESFLDKHKDSLMHRAAAAEMLYLLEPSNKSKAVKLIEDSSNNLVQRNGALGSVKEWKLKDCNAVHKLLSSVVVDMDAASRWKLRCAEYSPHSTYFEGSRSSAVLKSSYNQISSNPENGVNHPAGGISMDSLAPNGKLEAFKDLSI; this is encoded by the exons ATGAGAAAGCGGAAAACTTTGCTTGCTTTTCAG GCGGTGAAGCAGCTGCTCCGGTTGGACGCGGAAAGCCCTGACACACATAGGTGCCTG TTAAAGTTTTTCCACGTAGTTAGTTCCATGGCTGCCCCAGCTACTGACTCCGAGAAACTTATTTGCACTGTATTAGAAGCTGAACGACCAGAAATCAG TCATTTGCATGGGAAGTCTCTTTTAGAGGCAAATGAGTCATTCCTCGATAAGCATAAAG ATTCCTTGATGCACAGGGCAGCTGCTGCAGAAATGCTGTATCTTTTGGAACCCAGCAATAAGAGCAAGGCTGTGAAATTAATTGAGGATTCAAGCAACAACTTGGTGCAAAG AAATGGAGCGCTTGGATCAGTTAAGGAATGGAAACTCAAGGATTGTAATGCGGTTCACAAGCTACTCTCCTCAGTTGTAGTTGATATGGATGCTGCATCAA GATGGAAATTACGTTGTGCCGAATACTCCCCACACTCGACGTATTTTGAAGGAAGTCGCAGTTCTGCAGTTCTAAAGTCCTCGTACAACCAGATTTCTAGTAATCCTGAAAATGGAGTCAACCATCCTGCGGGTGGCATAAGCATGGATTCTCTTGCGCCAAATGGAAAACTGGAAGCTTTTAAGGACCTCTCTATCTAA
- the LOC120289487 gene encoding uncharacterized protein LOC120289487: MINALGSMNIYQVLLLTLVLFLAMTRNVEPSNRSSASSCGNIHNINDPFRLKSNPKKWGVSIYNLACENNRTVVYLFGGRYYVQSINYDSGHIRVVEDGLQKDNCSSLPRYSLLSSRRYRDYLQSHSDVAYNENTLVIVNCSKPVSSPSYITTSPCIEAPYSPNTSSYWNLYALVDQQVSDVWDFCTIHSWTWVSSDFWAEGLINSGSSNYGRIHDIMANGFRLNFYQSSGIKAFLCFFDFFSVYGGFTGCGSDYYSKHRPH; encoded by the coding sequence ATGATTAATGCTCTCGGCTCCATGAATATCTATCAAGTCTTGCTACTCACTCTTGTTCTATTTCTAGCGATGACTAGAAATGTCGAACCAAGTAATCGGTCAAGTGCTTCATCCTGCGGCAACATTCACAACATAAACGATCCGTTTCGATTGAAAAGTAACCCAAAAAAATGGGGTGTCTCAATATACAACTTGGCTTGTGAAAATAATCGCACTGTTGTGTACTTGTTTGGTGGCCGATACTATGTACAGTCTATCAATTATGATAGTGGCCATATTAGGGTTGTTGAAGACGGGCTGCAAAAGGATAATTGCTCATCTCTCCCTCGTTATTCATTGTTGTCGTCCAGGAGGTATAGAGACTACCTTCAAAGCCATTCAGACGTTGCATACAATGAAAACACATTGGTTATTGTGAATTGCTCAAAGCCGGTAAGTTCTCCATCCTACATCACTACAAGTCCATGCATTGAGGCGCCTTACTCTCCCAACACATCATCGTATTGGAACTTGTATGCTTTGGTCGATCAACAAGTATCGGATGTTTGGGATTTTTGCACCATTCACAGTTGGACGTGGGTATCATCTGATTTTTGGGCTGAAGGACTTATTAATAGTGGCTCCTCCAACTATGGGCGTATCCACGACATCATGGCCAATGGATTCCGTCTCAACTTCTATCAATCTTCAGGGATAAAAGCTTTCTTGTGcttctttgatttctttagCGTCTATGGAGGTTTCACGGGTTGTGGATCCGATTACTACAGTAAGCATCGACCGCATTGA
- the LOC104429829 gene encoding N-terminal acetyltransferase A complex auxiliary subunit NAA15-like isoform X2: MRKRKTLLAFQAVKQLLRLDAESPDTHRCLLKFFHVVSSMAAPATDSEKLICTVLEAERPEISHLHGKSLLEANESFLDKHKDSLMHRAAAAEMLYLLEPSNKSKAVKLIEDSSNNLVQRMEITLCRILPTLDVF, from the exons ATGAGAAAGCGGAAAACTTTGCTTGCTTTTCAG GCGGTGAAGCAGCTGCTCCGGTTGGACGCGGAAAGCCCTGACACACATAGGTGCCTG TTAAAGTTTTTCCACGTAGTTAGTTCCATGGCTGCCCCAGCTACTGACTCCGAGAAACTTATTTGCACTGTATTAGAAGCTGAACGACCAGAAATCAG TCATTTGCATGGGAAGTCTCTTTTAGAGGCAAATGAGTCATTCCTCGATAAGCATAAAG ATTCCTTGATGCACAGGGCAGCTGCTGCAGAAATGCTGTATCTTTTGGAACCCAGCAATAAGAGCAAGGCTGTGAAATTAATTGAGGATTCAAGCAACAACTTGGTGCAAAG GATGGAAATTACGTTGTGCCGAATACTCCCCACACTCGACGTATTTTGA
- the LOC104428571 gene encoding rust resistance kinase Lr10, giving the protein MDKNIEEFLQAHNNFLPVRYSYSNIKKITKNLKHKLGEGGYGSVYKGTLRSGNKVAIKILKQSKADGQDFISEVATIGRIHHVNVVQLIGFCFEGSKQALVYDFMSNGSLDKHIFTNEGDKFLDYRKIYEIALGVVRGIEYLHRGCDMQILHFDIKPHNILLDQHFTPKVSDFGLARLYPTNHSIVSLTAARGTLGYMAPELFYKDIGGVSHKADVYSFGMLLMEMAGRRKNIKANAECSSQIYFPLWVYDQISEQEIIEMEEVVEEERNVMKKMIIVALWCIQLNPNHRPPMSKVLEMLEGHICKLQMPPKPLIYPQDESINNDKAKMELETSSTSSSTQIVSASFPFGDSDDV; this is encoded by the coding sequence ATGGACAAGAACATCGAAGAATTCTTGCAAGCTCATAACAACTTTTTGCCCGTAAGATACTCTTACTCAAACATTAAGAAGATCACCAAGAATTTGAAGCATAAACTTGGTGAAGGGGGATATGGTTCTGTGTATAAGGGAACACTTAGAAGTGGCAACAAAGTGGCCATCAAGATTTTAAAGCAATCCAAGGCCGatggccaagattttatcagtGAAGTGGCTACTATTGGAAGAATTCACCATGTTAATGTAGTGCAACTTATTGGGTTTTGCTTTGAAGGCTCGAAACAAGCTCTCGTGTATGATTTCATGTCAAATGGATCTTTGGATAAGCACATTTTCACTAACGAAGGTGATAAGTTTCTCGATTATAGGAAAATATATGAGATCGCACTTGGGGTGGTGAGGGGGATTGAGTACTTACATCGTGGGTGTGACATGCAAATACTACACTTTGATATCAAGCCTCACAACATTCTTTTAGACCAACATTTTACTCCAaaagtttctgactttggactAGCAAGACTTTATCCTACTAATCATAGCATAGTCTCATTGACTGCAGCAAGAGGAACCTTAGGATATATGGCACCTGAGTTGTTCTATAAAGACATTGGCGGTGTATCTCATAAAGCggatgtctatagctttgggATGTTGCTCATGGAAATGGCAGGTAGAAGGAAGAATATAAAGGCAAATGCGGAATGctcaagccaaatttattttcccttGTGGGTGTATGACCAAATCAGTGAACAAGAAATTATTGAAATGGAAGAAGTTGTAGAAGAGGAGAGGAATGTGATGAAAAAGATGATAATAGTTGCACTTTGGTGTATACAATTGAACCCAAACCATCGGCCTCCAATGAGCAAAGTCCTAGAAATGCTCGAAGGACATATTTGTAAACTTCAAATGCCTCCAAAACCACTTATTTACCCACAGGATGAGTCAATCAACAATGACAAAGCTAAGATGGAACTAGAAACATCCTCAACTTCATCAAGCACTCAGATAGTTTCCGCTAGTTTTCCTTTCGGAGATAGTGATGATGTTTAA